A segment of the Vagococcus hydrophili genome:
TCCTGAAGCTGAACCAGGTGTTATATTAACGTTAAAACAGCAAACTAATGACTTAAGGCAAGAAAATAGTATCTTACCTTATATTGTTATTTATATGCGCATGGATGGAACAGTTAAAATTAATTACATGTATTCCAAACAAGTATTAGATTTCTTTAAAAAATTAACAGTTGGAAAAAAGACTGTTAATCAACCTCTTGTAGATGAATTCTATGCGGAAACGAATGGAGGGAAATATATGAGTACTTATTCTGAAATCTTGAGTAAGGCGATTGAAGCGATTCGTGGTAAACAAGATGAAGTAGGAATGGGCTCATTATTCTCACCTGGGGGTACTAGTATACAAACTGAACTGTTGGACGATTTGGATGATGTTGAGTTAATTTCATTTTTGATTATTAGGTAGGTGAGCTAATTTGGACACGAATGACATAATAAAATGGTGGGGTTTTCCAAGTGCTACGATAATCAATCGTAATTTGCCAAAAAAACAAATATATTCTCATATGAAAAATACTAAGGATAAACAATTTTTACAAAATTTTGTTCAAAGTATCTATTTGTTGGCTAGTCTCAAAACTGAAAATACACGTATTGAAGTGTATGAAGATGATAAGGTTCTCTACCAAGAAATTCAATTTCTTTATGTGGAAATGAAGGATAAAGGTGAATCGAATAAAATCTATAAAATATTGACACATTTAATTCCATATCCATTAGTAATTCTTTTTGAGGAATCAGACTGCTTTACTATCTATACTGGTCGTTTTGAAAGAAATTCAGAAGATTTCTTGAAGTTAGTAAATATATATCCATCACCAGTTTATCAAAAAAGAGATCTTGAGAACGTCTTGCAACAACTTACTTTGATTGACTTACCAAGACAGAACTTTAAGACGTTTTATGACGGACTACGTAATGAGATTATTTCAGCAACAGCTAAGTTACAATATGATGAAAATATTGGTAGTATCACTGCTGAAGAGAAAGACCAGCTGGATAATTTGAAAAAACAAATTGAGGATTTGCGAAATTCAATCAAAAAGGAAAATCAGTTGAATCGTAAGATTGATATGCAGATGAAGTTGAAAAACTTGAAAGATGAACTTTCAAGTAAGCTAAATCAATAAATACGTTTGAAAAGCTAAGAAAGGAACATCAATCTATGATGAAAGAAAGAAATAACCAACTATTAGAAGAAGTGTCTTCTAGTTCGCTTAATATCACTGAACAAAATATTGAAAAAATGAAGGATTTATTTCCTGAAGTTCTAACTGAGGAGAAAATTGACTTTGATAAGTTACGTTTGGTTCTTGGAGATGAAGTTGAGACAGAATCAGAACGTTATAGTTTTAATTGGAATGGTAAAAAAAAGACCATCCAACTGGCACAACAACCAACAGTTGCAACGCTTAAGCCGAATAAATCAAAATCAAAGAATTGGGATGAAACTAAAAATCTTTATATTGAAGGAGATAACTTAGAAGTCTTAAAGATTTTACAGAAATCATATGCAAATAAAGTAAAACTTATATATTTGGATCCACCTTACAACACTGGAAGTGATTTTGTATATAAGGACAGTTTTTCTGATTCACTTGATAATTACTTAGAGTCTACTGGTCAGTCGAATGAGGCAGGAAAAAAACTTGCAACGAATTTGGAAACCAGTGGACGGTATCATACGGATTGGTTGAATATGATGTATCCGAGATTAAAGTTAGCTCGTAACTTATTGACTAAAGATGGAGTAATTTTTATTAGTATTGATGATAACGAACAGGGAAACTTAAGAAAAATTTGATTACTCAAATTGCTCATAAGGCTCGTGCGTCTGTTTCTAATGACAAAATTATTAGTCAAAATCATAATTTTATTTTACTTTACGCCAAAAATATTGATGTTGTATTTAATAAACGTTCTGAAGTTGGATTAGACCCAGTGCTAGAGGGATTTAGTAATCCAGATGCTGATTCTCGTGGAGACTGGAAGGGTACTCCAGTGGACGGACCAGGTGGTGCTAAGAAAGGAAACCCGTACTATGAATTTATGGGAGTTGAGGGATATTTTAGATACTCTAAGGAAACAATGCAAAAATTATATGATGATGGATTGATTGTTAGGACAAAGAATGGTTTACAACGTAAATATTTCTTAACGGATGCTATAAAATCTCGGAAAACGGATACAAGCTGGTGGGAAAATGGTGGCTATACTACTAATGCAACAAGAGAGTTGAATGGCTTGATGGGTGAGAAAACATTTGACACTCCGAAACCAGTTGAATTGATTGAAAGAATGTTAAAACTTTTTACTAATAATGATAAAAAAGCGATAGTGCTTGATTTTTTCTCTGGATCTGGAACTGTTGCTGAGGCTGTGATGAAAATAAATAAAGAAGATGCAGGTTTTAGGAAATATATACTTGTTCAACTGCCAGAAGTAATTGCTGAAAAGACAGATGCTTTTAATGCAGGATATAGAAAAATTCCTGAAATCGCTGAAGAACGTATTCGTCGGGCTGGAGACAAGATAATAGACAAAAATCCTGATTTAACAGGGGAGCTTGATATTGGATTTAAAGTTTTTGAACTAGAAAGATCAAATCTCAAAAAGTGGAATTCTGACCCTGAGGATTTGGTGACTATGTTTGATTCAATTCAAGACAATCTTGAAGCGGGTTCAACTGAAGACGATTTAGTTTTTGAAATTATGTTGAAGCAAGGGTTAGAGTTGACATTGCCAATTGAAAAAATCATAGTTGGTGATGCTAATATCTATAAAATTGCATATGGTTCGTTGTTTATTGTTTTAGGTAAAAATATTACAAGTAATGCTTCTAAAAAAATTGTTGAGTTCATAAAAAATGAAGCACTGGAAGACGTTGCAATAGTGTTACAAGATACTGGCTTTATAAGTGACAGTGAGAAGTTGAATTCCATTGAGATTTTGAATACAGGTGGAGTGGATTATAACGATATTTTAAGTATTTAAAATAAAGGAGATAAAGGCACTTGAAAATACAATTTGACACGCTTGATTATCAGACAGATGCCGTTAATAGCGCTGTTCGGATGTTTGAAGGTCAAACGATAAAAGAATCGAATTTTACAATTACGAAGGACAGTCCACAAGGAACTTTGTTTTCCAGTGATGGTATCGGAGTTGGTAATCGTGTGATTATTAATGAAGAACAGATGTTGAAAAACATCAATAAAACACAGATTCTCAATGGAATTGTTCCTAGTGATGTTTTATTTGGGAACAATAGTTCCTTTCCTCAGTTCAATATTGAGATGGAAACCGGAACTGGTAAAACCTTTGTTTACTTAAAAACCATTCTAGAGTTGAACAAACAATATGGATTTATAAAATTTGTTATTGTTGTGCCGAGTATTGCAATTAAGGAAGGTGTACTTAAGACTTATCAAATCACAAAGGATTATTTTAAGAACCAGTACAATGGTGTGATTTATGACCTGTTTATGTTCGATAGTAGTAAACTTGATCGAGTACATTCATTTGCATCAGCTAATACTATTGACATTATGGTTACGACAATTCAGTCTTTCAATAAGGATACGAACGTCATCAATCGAGAAAATGACCAACTTTCTGGTGCACGCCCTATCGACTTGATTGCCGAAACGCGACCAATTGTTATTATAGATGAACCACAATCAGTTGATAATACGGATTTGGCAAAAGCTGCGCTATCAAGCCTTAATCCGTCTGCTGGATTCCGTTATTCAGCAACCCATCGTGATATTACTTATCCGAAGATTTATCAACTGGATGCGGTGGAAGCGTATGACAATCAATTGGTTAAACAAATTGAAGTAGCCGGCATTGAAATGGGTGAAGACGGCAACCGTGCACATTTGAAATTGATTGAGGTGAAAACAGGTAAGAATGGAATTAGTGCCAGAATTGAAGTTTACAAAAAGACCCGTAGTGATGCGGATAAAATGATTATTACTTTCAAAGCTGGTGATGACATGTTTACAAAGACCAAACTTCAAGTTTATGATGAAGTGGGGTTTATTCAAGATATTGATGCTACACCTGGTTTTGAGTCAGTTACATTTTCGGGTAACCCAGAAAAGATAACTCTTGAATCAGCTACCTTGGAAGATGAAGCAATGAAGCGTGCTCAAATTGCTAAGACTATTGAAGAACACTTGAACAAAGAGTTGCAATTCAAAAAGGCGAAACACCGGATAAAAGTTTTGAGCTTATTTTTCCTAGATAAGGTTGAAAACTATCGTATTTATGATGAGGATGGCAATTCTAATCTTGGACGCTATGCGAGTATTTTTGAAGAAGAATATGAGCGTCTGATAAATTTGTCGAAATACAAAGAATTGAATGATGTAAATGTACCGATTTGCGAAGTGCATGATGGATATTTCTCAGTTGATAAAAAAGGAAAATTGAAAAATACCAAAGGTGATACACAAGCTGATGAATCAACATATGAAATGATTATGAAGAACAAGGAAGGTCTACTAACTTTTTATGATGAAGAAAAAAATAATACAGCAAAAGCAAATAAAATTCGCTTTATTTTCTCTCATTCTGCCTTGAAGGAAGGGTGGGACAATCCAAACGTCTTCCAAATTGCAACATTGATTGAAACGAAAGATACGATTACCAAACGACAGAAGATTGGTCGTGGGTTGCGTATTGCAGTTAACGAAGATGGAGAACGTGTACCTGGATTTACAGTAAACACATTGACAGTTATGGCTAATGAAAGTTATAAAGATTTTGCTGAAGGACTGCAAAAAGAATACGAAAAAGATGGTGTTAGTTTTGGGGTATTCAATAAAGACAGTTTTGCAACCATCATTGTTAAGTACGATGAA
Coding sequences within it:
- a CDS encoding DUF4391 domain-containing protein, translating into MKNTKDKQFLQNFVQSIYLLASLKTENTRIEVYEDDKVLYQEIQFLYVEMKDKGESNKIYKILTHLIPYPLVILFEESDCFTIYTGRFERNSEDFLKLVNIYPSPVYQKRDLENVLQQLTLIDLPRQNFKTFYDGLRNEIISATAKLQYDENIGSITAEEKDQLDNLKKQIEDLRNSIKKENQLNRKIDMQMKLKNLKDELSSKLNQ
- a CDS encoding DEAD/DEAH box helicase family protein — protein: MKIQFDTLDYQTDAVNSAVRMFEGQTIKESNFTITKDSPQGTLFSSDGIGVGNRVIINEEQMLKNINKTQILNGIVPSDVLFGNNSSFPQFNIEMETGTGKTFVYLKTILELNKQYGFIKFVIVVPSIAIKEGVLKTYQITKDYFKNQYNGVIYDLFMFDSSKLDRVHSFASANTIDIMVTTIQSFNKDTNVINRENDQLSGARPIDLIAETRPIVIIDEPQSVDNTDLAKAALSSLNPSAGFRYSATHRDITYPKIYQLDAVEAYDNQLVKQIEVAGIEMGEDGNRAHLKLIEVKTGKNGISARIEVYKKTRSDADKMIITFKAGDDMFTKTKLQVYDEVGFIQDIDATPGFESVTFSGNPEKITLESATLEDEAMKRAQIAKTIEEHLNKELQFKKAKHRIKVLSLFFLDKVENYRIYDEDGNSNLGRYASIFEEEYERLINLSKYKELNDVNVPICEVHDGYFSVDKKGKLKNTKGDTQADESTYEMIMKNKEGLLTFYDEEKNNTAKANKIRFIFSHSALKEGWDNPNVFQIATLIETKDTITKRQKIGRGLRIAVNEDGERVPGFTVNTLTVMANESYKDFAEGLQKEYEKDGVSFGVFNKDSFATIIVKYDEVTEEMEILGKEKSEQLFNYFKDEGYIGTLGRATDKLKQAITDQEIEVPEEFNEVVVQILDVAKSKVKSLDIKDIKDKVEVKVVKEALADDFLELWNKIKYKTTYKIDFDSDKLIEFATNGNESFDSVNSIQTRKGTYLYKKGMVEMSQAGVKAGESNESSVRATTNGAYKLPDIITFLQNETSLTRKTIVAILQSVDNLDSFKTNPLSYMNQASKIINAIKNQLIVDGIEYTRIDDEYEQILFSTETLNAYLGEKGNSVKVDENKHKTVYDYVVTDSSIEKEFARKAEMDDNVKFYIKLPDWFKIRTPLGPYNPDWALLYEEENEQHLYFIVETKGDVNFEQLRPHERAKIIAGEKHFKAVDTDIRFKRVKDESEIRS
- a CDS encoding DNA methyltransferase, with product MMKERNNQLLEEVSSSSLNITEQNIEKMKDLFPEVLTEEKIDFDKLRLVLGDEVETESERYSFNWNGKKKTIQLAQQPTVATLKPNKSKSKNWDETKNLYIEGDNLEVLKILQKSYANKVKLIYLDPPYNTGSDFVYKDSFSDSLDNYLESTGQSNEAGKKLATNLETSGRYHTDWLNMMYPRLKLARNLLTKDGVIFISIDDNEQGNLRKI
- a CDS encoding DNA methyltransferase is translated as MITQIAHKARASVSNDKIISQNHNFILLYAKNIDVVFNKRSEVGLDPVLEGFSNPDADSRGDWKGTPVDGPGGAKKGNPYYEFMGVEGYFRYSKETMQKLYDDGLIVRTKNGLQRKYFLTDAIKSRKTDTSWWENGGYTTNATRELNGLMGEKTFDTPKPVELIERMLKLFTNNDKKAIVLDFFSGSGTVAEAVMKINKEDAGFRKYILVQLPEVIAEKTDAFNAGYRKIPEIAEERIRRAGDKIIDKNPDLTGELDIGFKVFELERSNLKKWNSDPEDLVTMFDSIQDNLEAGSTEDDLVFEIMLKQGLELTLPIEKIIVGDANIYKIAYGSLFIVLGKNITSNASKKIVEFIKNEALEDVAIVLQDTGFISDSEKLNSIEILNTGGVDYNDILSI